One Primulina huaijiensis isolate GDHJ02 unplaced genomic scaffold, ASM1229523v2 scaffold36969, whole genome shotgun sequence genomic region harbors:
- the LOC140968422 gene encoding uncharacterized protein, whose translation MSTLQKFKLLATQGGGAVAGSPKRSPAASPVIHLRRRKTLRMLLVRGGGSSGTRRVQRGDISSPDRRGSSDKESSPENGAELSVRHKLNDLFVSSPPAFRGRVSKSVSDGFSQSGGGGGSGNGVRGNEDLMLRSITATFRQRLLRRAWRPVLIAIAE comes from the coding sequence ATGTCGACTCTGCAGAAGTTTAAGCTGTTAGCGACCCAGGGTGGGGGTGCAGTCGCGGGGAGCCCGAAGAGGAGCCCAGCTGCGAGCCCGGTGATCCACCTCCGCCGGAGAAAGACTCTTCGAATGCTGCTCGTCCGCGGTGGAGGAAGCAGCGGGACAAGGCGGGTGCAGCGGGGAGATATAAGCTCGCCGGATCGGAGGGGGAGCAGTGACAAAGAGAGCTCACCGGAGAATGGGGCGGAGTTGTCGGTCCGCCACAAGTTGAATGATTTGTTTGTGTCGTCGCCGCCGGCGTTCAGGGGTAGGGTTTCGAAGAGTGTGAGTGACGGGTTCTCGCAATCCGGCGGAGGAGGAGGCTCGGGGAACGGCGTAAGGGGGAATGAGGATCTTATGCTGCGGTCAATTACGGCCACATTTCGGCAGCGGTTGCTGAGGAGAGCTTGGCGACCTGTACTCATCGCTATAGCCGAGTAA